From a region of the Mytilus galloprovincialis chromosome 3, xbMytGall1.hap1.1, whole genome shotgun sequence genome:
- the LOC143067255 gene encoding 2-acylglycerol O-acyltransferase 2-like, with the protein MKILGIEFAPLDVPFERRLQTFAVFQWTFSFLFLGFGCLFLFLYVLIATNYYYIPLLYALFYYFDSQRSERGGRRINWIRRWKIWTHFANYFPLEIVKTTELDPNKNYIMGFHPHGVLSVSAFGNFATEGTGWSKKFPGLTPYLMVLAGHFQFPLYRDYFMAGGGVAVTASSMTHILTKNKSGQALGLVVGGALEALEANPGQYNLKLKNKKGFIKIALKTGTSLVPVYSFGETDLYLQADNKEGSFLRGIQNFMTKKFGFSPPLFHGRGIFNYTFGLLPFRKPVHTVFGKPIDVPKTECPSQEQLDKLHKQYMDALIQLFEEHKEKYGVPADHHLNFID; encoded by the exons ATGAAGATACTAGGGATAGAGTTCGCACCATTAGATGTGCCCTTTGAAAGACGCCTTCAAACTTTTGCTGTTTTTCAGTGGACGTTTTCGTTCTTATTTCTAGGATTtggatgtttatttttgtttctgtACGTATTGATAGCGACCAATTACTACTACATACCATTACTTTATGCCCTGTTCTACTATTTTGACTCACAGAGAAGCGAGCGAGGTGGTAGGCGAATTAACTGGATAAGGAGGTGGAAAATTTGGACGCATTTTGCAAACTATTTTCCTTTAGAAATTGTCAAAACAACTGAGTTAGACCCCAATAAAAACTACATTATGGGTTTCCATCCTCATGGTGTACTTAGTGTGAGTGCTTTTGGAAATTTTGCAACAGAAGGAACCGGATGGAGTAAGAAGTTTCCTGGATTGACACCGTATTTAATGGTTCTAGCGGGACACTTTCAGTTTCCATTGTATCGAGATTATTTCATGGCAGGAG gcGGAGTAGCTGTTACTGCAAGCAGTATGACCCACATATTAACAAAGAATAAATCTGGTCAAGCCTTGGGACTTGTTGTAGGTGGCGCTTTAGAAGCTTTAGAAGCCAATCCAGGACAGTATAACCTCAAACTAAAAAATAAGAAAGGCTTTATCAAAATAGCATTAAAAACAGG gacaTCTTTAGTTCCTGTATATTCATTTGGAGAAACAGATTTATACCTTCAAGCAGATAACAAAGAGGGTTCATTTTTGAGAGGCATACAAAATTTCATGACAAAAAAATTTGGATTTTCTCCTCCATTATTTCATGGCAGAGGGATATTTAACTATACATTTGGCCTTCTACCGTTCAGGAAACCAGTGCATACAGTTT TTGGTAAACCAATAGATGTCCCAAAGACAGAGTGTCCGTCTCAAGAACAATTGGACAAGTTACATAAACAATATATGGATGCATTAATACAATTATTTGAAGAACATAAAGAGAAATATGGCGTTCCAGCTGACCACCACTTAAACTTCATAGATTGA